Proteins encoded within one genomic window of Synechococcus sp. PCC 7335:
- a CDS encoding peroxiredoxin, producing the protein MALSEGTKAPSFTSTDDAGNSVSLSDFSGKTVVMYFYPKDDTPGCTKQAQSFRDSYSEYEDKDIVVLGISMDDETSHKAFKEKFDLPFPLIVDSDGKIAKAFDVEGGGYAKRVTFIIDGEGTITKVYDSINTETHANDVLAGLAT; encoded by the coding sequence ATGGCACTCTCAGAAGGCACAAAAGCTCCCAGCTTTACCTCTACCGACGATGCTGGTAACAGCGTTTCTCTATCCGACTTTTCGGGTAAGACAGTTGTGATGTACTTCTATCCTAAAGATGATACGCCTGGCTGCACAAAGCAGGCTCAAAGCTTCCGCGACTCATACAGCGAATACGAAGACAAAGACATTGTTGTTCTTGGTATCAGTATGGACGATGAAACTTCTCACAAAGCATTCAAAGAGAAGTTTGACCTACCTTTTCCGCTTATCGTTGATAGCGATGGCAAGATTGCCAAAGCTTTTGACGTCGAAGGCGGTGGCTATGCAAAGCGAGTGACATTCATTATCGATGGTGAAGGCACCATTACCAAAGTCTACGACAGTATCAATACCGAAACTCATGCCAACGATGTGCTTGCTGGTTTAGCTACATAG
- a CDS encoding bluetail domain-containing putative surface protein, with product MNSSLFLLKSLYDGNADGIYDRITTYTYDMVGNRIRTSTDTNADGMPNSITNSNYDADGNLIDRIEDTDLDNFADRKTTFTYDDDGNLLSESYDTDADGSPNYGYLYTYDEKGNRTSQSYDGNGDGETDRQTTYVYNDDNNLIRKLDDTDANGAPNSITNYTYDAGGNQTGVFFDPTAAGKPTFISTSTYNGKGQLVRVVDDFDADDVAERITTFTYSRAGNRTSKREDTNADGTAERITTFAYDRAGNQIRETLDSNADGRPNRIYAYTYDVLGNQTSASIDSDADGVFNFTYTYEFGTLNAGSGVNLIEGTSDRDQIVGTDGANTIIGGDGNDWLSGGAGNDTIEGGDGKDFLIGGLGADMLKGGSGIDTADYRTSATGINVDLDSGVGTGGEAEGDTLTSIERLFGSNLNDVISGTDEDEELRGNGGDDILAGLAGNDVLRGGWGSDSLDGGAGNDLLRGGAGADMILGGGGRDTFYLRHLKDSRLSGYDHITDLEAGIDQIAIGFFPAIAAGDIAQVGSVATLDEASISALLDESAFGAETAVAFTLGSGNSVRTFLAFNDGTAGFQEKADSIVEITGFIGSLAELAIV from the coding sequence ATGAACAGTTCACTTTTCTTGTTAAAAAGTCTATACGACGGTAACGCAGATGGCATCTACGACCGCATTACCACGTACACTTATGATATGGTCGGGAACAGAATCAGAACTTCTACGGATACTAATGCGGACGGCATGCCTAACTCTATTACCAACTCTAATTACGATGCGGACGGTAACTTAATTGATCGCATCGAAGACACTGACCTCGACAACTTCGCCGATCGAAAAACAACTTTTACTTACGATGATGATGGGAATCTGCTCAGCGAGTCTTATGACACTGACGCAGACGGTTCTCCTAACTATGGCTATCTCTACACCTACGACGAGAAAGGTAACAGGACTAGCCAATCTTACGATGGTAATGGCGACGGGGAGACTGATCGTCAAACCACTTATGTTTATAACGACGACAACAACCTAATCCGGAAGTTAGATGATACTGACGCTAATGGCGCTCCTAATAGTATCACTAACTATACATACGACGCTGGTGGTAACCAGACTGGTGTCTTTTTTGACCCGACTGCTGCTGGTAAACCGACTTTCATTAGCACTTCTACCTACAATGGCAAAGGCCAACTAGTTAGAGTTGTTGATGACTTTGACGCCGACGACGTCGCTGAGCGTATCACTACTTTTACCTACAGTAGAGCTGGTAATCGAACAAGCAAACGAGAAGATACCAACGCCGACGGTACTGCCGAACGCATTACTACTTTTGCTTACGACAGAGCGGGTAACCAGATTAGGGAGACTTTAGATAGCAACGCTGACGGTAGGCCAAACCGCATCTATGCTTATACATATGATGTGCTGGGAAACCAAACTAGCGCTTCAATCGATTCTGATGCCGATGGAGTATTCAACTTCACATACACCTACGAATTTGGAACGCTGAATGCAGGTAGCGGTGTCAACCTCATTGAAGGTACTAGCGATCGCGATCAGATTGTGGGTACAGATGGCGCTAACACGATCATTGGCGGTGATGGCAATGACTGGCTAAGCGGTGGTGCAGGTAACGATACGATAGAGGGCGGTGATGGGAAAGATTTCCTGATTGGTGGTCTCGGTGCCGACATGCTAAAAGGTGGCAGCGGTATAGATACAGCTGACTATCGTACTTCAGCAACAGGTATTAACGTTGATCTAGATAGCGGTGTTGGAACTGGTGGTGAAGCTGAAGGTGATACCCTCACTAGCATTGAGCGGCTCTTTGGTTCTAACCTGAATGATGTAATCAGTGGCACAGACGAAGACGAAGAACTACGCGGTAATGGTGGCGATGATATCCTAGCTGGCCTTGCTGGAAACGATGTGCTGCGCGGTGGTTGGGGCAGTGATTCGCTCGATGGTGGTGCAGGCAACGACCTCTTACGGGGTGGCGCAGGGGCTGATATGATTTTGGGTGGTGGCGGCAGAGATACCTTTTATCTACGTCATCTCAAAGATTCACGTTTGTCTGGCTACGACCATATCACCGACTTAGAAGCCGGAATTGATCAGATTGCTATAGGGTTTTTCCCTGCTATTGCGGCTGGGGATATTGCGCAGGTAGGAAGCGTGGCTACTCTTGACGAAGCCAGCATTAGTGCTTTGCTAGATGAGTCAGCCTTTGGCGCCGAGACTGCAGTAGCCTTCACGCTGGGAAGCGGGAATAGCGTTCGCACATTCCTTGCGTTCAATGACGGTACTGCAGGGTTCCAAGAAAAAGCAGATAGTATAGTCGAAATCACTGGGTTTATCGGCTCACTAGCCGAACTGGCAATCGTATAA
- a CDS encoding saccharopine dehydrogenase family protein, whose product MTIAGSNGDMILSAKKVLVIGGGGRIGRSVAADIAKYAGAQVTLTGRRLTPTFTLLDSQTYCSLSLDDEAAIEAVIAQHDLIVHCAGPFRSRNHHILTSCINQSKPYLDVADSPDYVNQALTYGEEAQAAGVTAIISTGVFPGISGSMVRQGIEQLDTAEKVHLSYLVAGSGGAGLTVMRTTFIELQTPFMSKVNGRWQAIAPYSQREVLTFPRYGKGGVYWFNTVEALTIADTFPELKTIVTKFGSVPDYYNRLTWLMARLPSGILKNKTVIEALSKISYQMTQVTDSRTGVGIAMRVEIEGKKDGEPLTYLSTLDHEDTAYCAGCGTGAIAQLILSGRLNKPGVWSVEQALSTPLFEETLAQRKIAIKQDF is encoded by the coding sequence ATGACGATAGCTGGTTCAAATGGCGACATGATTCTATCGGCCAAAAAGGTATTGGTAATCGGCGGTGGTGGGCGAATTGGCCGCAGCGTTGCTGCCGATATTGCCAAATACGCAGGCGCCCAGGTAACGCTGACAGGTCGTCGTCTAACACCGACTTTCACGCTGCTAGACTCTCAAACCTATTGCTCTTTGAGCTTGGATGATGAAGCAGCAATAGAAGCGGTGATCGCTCAGCATGATCTGATTGTTCACTGCGCTGGTCCTTTTCGTAGCCGCAATCATCACATACTCACTAGCTGCATTAATCAAAGCAAGCCATATCTAGATGTGGCAGATAGTCCAGACTATGTAAATCAGGCACTGACCTATGGCGAGGAGGCCCAGGCAGCTGGCGTAACTGCGATTATCAGCACCGGCGTCTTCCCTGGCATTTCTGGCAGTATGGTGCGTCAGGGTATAGAACAGCTAGACACTGCTGAGAAGGTACATCTTAGTTACCTAGTCGCTGGGTCGGGGGGCGCTGGTCTTACCGTCATGCGAACGACGTTCATAGAACTGCAGACGCCGTTTATGTCGAAGGTGAATGGACGTTGGCAAGCGATCGCACCCTATAGCCAAAGAGAAGTCCTAACCTTTCCGCGCTATGGCAAAGGCGGCGTGTACTGGTTCAATACCGTCGAGGCGCTGACCATAGCTGATACCTTTCCAGAACTCAAAACCATTGTGACTAAGTTTGGCTCTGTGCCGGATTACTATAACCGGCTGACTTGGCTGATGGCTAGATTGCCTAGTGGCATCTTAAAGAACAAGACTGTAATCGAAGCGCTTTCTAAAATCAGCTATCAGATGACGCAGGTCACCGATTCACGAACGGGTGTCGGTATTGCTATGCGAGTTGAGATCGAGGGGAAGAAAGACGGAGAACCTCTTACTTATCTATCGACACTAGACCACGAGGATACCGCTTATTGTGCGGGATGTGGAACAGGCGCGATCGCTCAGCTAATTCTTTCAGGAAGA